A stretch of the Dechloromonas sp. TW-R-39-2 genome encodes the following:
- the mutM gene encoding bifunctional DNA-formamidopyrimidine glycosylase/DNA-(apurinic or apyrimidinic site) lyase — protein sequence MPELPEVEVCRRGLEPELLGAQIEQVIIRSPKLRHVIPVELRDLLPGCRIVGIRRRGKYLLIDCRSDSVQGSLLVHLGMSGSLRFVAHGQPVVKHDHFELVLARHVLRFADPRRFGLILWQSGPPEESEQHPLLAIQGIEPLSDDFTVNWLYQANLKRSGPIKPLLMDSHRVVGIGNIYASESLFRAGISPLRAANKISKARYGLLVPAIRQTLSDAIAAGGSTIRNYMHSDGSSGWFQIQVGVYDRAGEPCLRCGGVVKQVRQAGRSTFYCPGCQH from the coding sequence ATGCCGGAATTGCCGGAAGTCGAAGTCTGTCGTCGCGGCCTGGAGCCCGAGCTACTCGGTGCGCAGATCGAGCAGGTCATCATTCGTTCGCCCAAGCTGCGCCATGTCATTCCGGTCGAGTTGCGCGACTTGTTGCCGGGCTGCCGGATCGTCGGCATACGCCGGCGCGGGAAATACCTGTTGATCGATTGCCGCAGCGACAGCGTGCAGGGCAGCCTGCTGGTGCATCTCGGCATGTCTGGCAGCCTGCGCTTTGTGGCGCACGGTCAGCCCGTCGTCAAACATGATCATTTCGAGCTGGTCCTGGCGCGCCATGTGCTGCGGTTTGCCGATCCGCGCCGTTTTGGACTGATTCTCTGGCAGTCCGGCCCGCCGGAAGAGAGCGAACAGCATCCCTTGCTGGCCATTCAGGGCATCGAGCCCTTGTCGGACGATTTCACGGTCAACTGGCTGTATCAGGCAAATTTGAAACGTTCCGGGCCGATCAAGCCGCTGCTGATGGATTCGCACCGGGTGGTCGGGATCGGCAATATCTATGCGTCGGAAAGTCTGTTCCGGGCCGGCATTTCGCCGCTACGCGCTGCCAATAAAATCAGCAAGGCGCGCTATGGCCTGCTGGTGCCGGCCATCCGCCAAACACTGTCGGATGCCATTGCAGCGGGTGGCAGCACCATTCGTAACTACATGCACAGCGACGGGAGCAGCGGCTGGTTCCAGATCCAGGTAGGCGTTTACGACCGGGCTGGCGAGCCTTGTTTGCGTTGCGGCGGCGTGGTCAAGCAAGTGCGCCAGGCCGGGCGCAGTACTTTTTACTGCCCCGGTTGCCAGCATTAG